The Chloroflexota bacterium nucleotide sequence ACCGCAAGCTGGCGACCATCTACCAGTACCGATTTGAGGTCCCATACCGCAAGATGCGGGCGGCCGCGCAGCAGGGCAAGCTGGGGCGGCTGACCACGGGCGACATGTACATGAAGATCTACCGGAGCCAGGGGTACTACGACGCCGGCGGCTGGCGCGGCACGTGGAAGTATGACGGTGGCGGCGCGCTCATGAACCAGGGGATCCACTTCGTCGATCAGATCCAGTGGATCATGGGCGGGGTGGCCGCCGTCAAGGCCTACACGGGCACGCTGGCCCATCGCATCGAGACGGAGGATACCGCGGTGGCGGCCGTCCGCTTCCGCAACGAAGCGCTGGGGGTGATCGAGGCGACGACGACGGCGTTCCCCGGGCTATGGAGCCGCCTGGAGATCACCGGAGATCGGGGGGCTATCGCGCTGGAAAACGGCCAGTTCCGGGTCATGTACTGGGCGGAGACGGACGAGGAGCTGGATGTGGGGCACTATGGGCTGCGCCTGGACCTGAGCGCCGAGCCATCACGAGATATCGACCTCGGCGATGAGGAGGAGGGCGTGCCCGGGCATGTGCTCCAGTTGCGGGACATGGTCGCCGCCGTGCGGGAGGATCGCCCGCCAGCCGT carries:
- a CDS encoding Gfo/Idh/MocA family oxidoreductase, with protein sequence MDPVRFAIVGCGVIGRSHARFLQSVPDAQLVAVADVIPERARELAESFGCDWHGSVEELLRRDDIEVVNVCTISGAHADVAIPALEAGKHVVVEKPLETTVERCNQIIEAAERANRKLATIYQYRFEVPYRKMRAAAQQGKLGRLTTGDMYMKIYRSQGYYDAGGWRGTWKYDGGGALMNQGIHFVDQIQWIMGGVAAVKAYTGTLAHRIETEDTAVAAVRFRNEALGVIEATTTAFPGLWSRLEITGDRGAIALENGQFRVMYWAETDEELDVGHYGLRLDLSAEPSRDIDLGDEEEGVPGHVLQLRDMVAAVREDRPPAVDGYAGREAVAIITAIYRSAETGEEVAIEF